GCGGCCTCAGCTGAGGACGAGACTCAGTGATTCGAGTTCAATGTTTCCACTTGAGCGAAAAATGTCCAGTTATTCTGAGCTGTCTTATTCCACTTCTCCTTCTAATTAATGCACAGGAACAAGGAGACCCAAACGGGAAGAGCAATTGGaattttggtgcatttaaaATCGTCTCAACTAAACCCTTATATACAAGCATGCAAAGTGAACACATACATGgacattgtgtgtctgttctggCAGACATCAGTCCTGTCAATGAAGCAGTTTTAGGACTAAAACAAGAGGAATTACTTATAGCTCCCACATTATTCTCTGAAGACAGAAATAATCAATTGTTAGCATGCCTTTACTGTACTTTTGCTGTACATTATAAGGGTTATGTATACATGAAgaggaaatatatatataaaatcagaGTTTTCATCATGAAAACGTGTAGAAACTCCTTGACGCCCATTGTCGTGAATTCgcatcataccactttcattcagactgcagccaagATACcatatccattcccccaatgccggCTTGTGCATATTCAACATGTACTTCGGAACCGTTTGGAAGCACTGCTgtcagagtgggacctaattattatgtatctgttattattattattatatatctgtgtATGCATCTtacacagatatatatatatatatgtgtatatatctATTACACAGATGTGTAATagatatatacacatatgtgtatatatgtatatacctGAAAGTTTCTATCCAGGAAATCTTTTTTACTGTGATGTTTCTTAGTTAACTAAAGCTCTCTCTATAAAATAACATTACTTTTTAACCGACAACTGAAAAAGGAAAGTatggttttaccttgctgaTGTGTTTCGACTGCAGTCTTGCTCAGAGCATCATCCAGTGTGTGAAgacgtgtccttttttgtcACGTGGCCGATCTGActgatctgtcagaatctgtcaggtCGGCCAAATGATAAGAGGACACGTCATgctctgaggaagactgcaGATGAGATAAAACCCCATACTTTCCTTATTCAGTTGTCGGTTAAAAAGTAACGCTATTctataaaaaatgacaaaatgagcaTAATCGAACTAAAGCTCTCTCTGCAGACGAGTGATTCTGTTACACTTGACCTCTTGACCTATGCTGACCTGGAGCTGCTACGTAACAGAAAAGCAGGAGTGGTCAGTCGTCCTCGTGCCAATCAGCAGTCATCGGCTCTCACTGCTAAAAGATATTTAATCCTCATTTACACTGTGGAgtttgacaggtttgtgtcTTTGCGCTACAGACtgcatattttgacattttttttccatttgtcatttatgtctgaAACGGTGTCTTGATTTGCTGACTGTTTTGCGTATGTAGGATACACTACCCTCTACCTCTGCCCTATGTGGGGAAGCCTGATCCAGCTGCACTTCAGAAGGAGATCAGAGCTCTCAGGGCTGAGCTCAGCACTCTCACCACACATGGAACGAACAAAGCCGCAGATCTAGAAATACAGCGGCTACGAGCAGAGTGGGTTTAATTTAATCTCTCTCAGCGTTACCAATGTGAAGGGATGCGGGACGTCGTTTGATGTCTTTTACCGTTTTCAAGGCTGGCTCTGGtgaagcaggagaaggaggCCATGGCGAAGGTTTTGGAGCAGCTCCAGATGAGTGGAAGCGGTGCCACACCTGGACGAGAGGACTGGAGGATCAGAGATACGGTGAAGACGCTGGAGGAGCAGCTTGTCAAGGAGAGGGCCAAGAGCCAGCGCTCAACCAGCAAGAGATGCCAGGAGCAGCGACTCCTAATGGAGCAGGTGAAACTGCCGTGGAAATGATTCCTGTTATTTCTTTTCTTGCTCAGCGTGTTacctttaatcttttttttcctgtgtagctggaggagctgagatCATCAGAGTGTGCTCTCCGTGTTCGTGTCAAGAGTCTCACCAGTGAACTGGCGTTACTACGGAGAGGGTTAGACAATCTAAGCATGTACTAGATCTttactttctctctctttcataCATTCATTTGCAATAATTGTGAACTAAACATTTGCGATGTGGATCTTACGTACCCGCTGAGCACAAAcactttgtgtttctgcagcagagtGACTCCTGTTTCCGCTCACATCAGCTCCCGAGTCGACGGGGAAATCTATCGCTCTCTTTCACGGGAGAGGAGGTCACCCTACGGGACACTGAGGGCTCGATCAGGATCGAGAGAACGGACAGAGGACCGAGGACAAAGGTTGATGGACAGAGGAAGAAGGGCAGACTCCTCTGGACCACATGCTCGCATCCCCAGACCTTCACCTTCTCCCACTGGTACCAGCTCTGTCCATGATGAAGTTATCAATCGCAATGATcaaattaaccctcctgttgtcctcatttacgggcaccaaaaaatattagttcCTTGTcttaaaaattccaaaaattcagcaaaaaaaaattccccaaatttctgagaatttgcaaaaccttcagaaggaaaattacaataattccttaaaggatttttttctaaaaatcccccaaatgtggcaagaaaattctcgtaaatattttcaaaaaattagtaaaaatcttcccaaaaaaatcctaaaaatatcgaaagtgattacatatatatcagtaaatcttctaatattttcttaagaacattcacaaaaaaatcgctggattttggttgattttttttgtgaatgttcttaagaaacatcttttacattttttttttttccaccaaaaatgttgaaaatctttttttccccccacattttcaaactttaaaacaggtcaattttgacccgcaggacgacaccagggttaagTGAACATAGGTTTAGATTCTATTACTATCTTCCAGGATCACGGCCACCTCGCTTTGACCCAACCGCTTACATCCAGGACCGACAGCGCAGACAGAAGGAGGCAGATCTCAAGAAGTTGGTTTCTATTTGTTTCTTATTTGACGGTACTTGATGCTGCAGCTGCTTGGATTAACAGATTTGACCTGGTTTTGTTTGGCAGACAGAGGAAGGTGCGGAGGGACATGCTGACGTCACCCATTGTCCCCGAGAGAGGCCGTTCGCGTTCCAGAGATGCCTATCCTCAGGTGGCCCGCTCTGGCAGCAGAGGCAGGAGTTTGTCTGTGGAGCGCAGAATCAGCAGGAACTCATCTGAAAGCTCTTTAGTAGACATGGATGAAATGGCCAAAACTCTGTGCAGGTGATGGGATTACCTTGAATAGGTGTTGTGaagtctctgttgttgttgctgcttgtttaaatgtctatttttctgtctttacagaGGAAGAAAACTAATTTACAACGGACCAAATATGGTGAGTAATACATGTAGCTGCTacactcttgtttttttttttttatattccgTGCACATTTATCTTAATGAAAAAAGTTAACTCAGTGCGACTTTGTGGCTCATTACTCATTTTCAGGAGTTTTTGAACCACTATGGAGCTCTATGGCACAGTGGAATACACTTTATACATGTTGTTTACTTtcttgattgtgtttttttttcatggaatatgTTGACAGTAAATGTCAAcatattccatgaaaaaaaaacaatctagaaagtaaaaaaaacatgtataaaAGTGTATTCTACTGTTCCATAGAGCTCCATAGTTGTTCAAAAACTCCTGAAAATGACACACAGAATATTCCTGGCCTTATCCCTTTAAAATTCTGTCCCTCTAGTCCAGAGGAGGCCTTTTGACCAGAAAGCCATTATGCAGTACTCCAACACACAGAATCAAAGACAAAGGTAACTCATGAATGTCCTTTACATGTTTTCTGCATAATTAGAACAAAAGAAAGTCTTACCACTTCTCAAcatcatattttcatttcatgtcacaACCCCCAGAAAGCTGCTTGGATACAGGCGCTGAGCTGTCAGAGATCGATGCGAGGCTGCAGGCGCTTCAGGAATACATGAGGGACTTGGATACGGGACACTAACCAGCTGCTGAAGACACATCTGGAAATGTTAGCTGACAACCGCACAGCGCTGAACTCAGAACATCAGATCTGAGGAACACATCTTGAGTGAAACATGAGTGACGGTTTACTGAACTACGTGTTCTTGGAAGAGATTAAAACTTCCCCCGGAGGCTCCGACTTCCAGGATTTCAGGAAACTACAGCCATCACTGTGAAGGTCGTTGGACTACTGGTGGattagaattattatttttttaagattcCACATTTataataattaatttaaaatataattgtgTTTGAATATgatgttctttctttttctattttaataaGTCTCACCAAACTGGTGCGTACAAATGGATGAAATTTGGCAGtcagtgttttactttaattCCTAAAATgcttgaggtgttttttttcattttaaaaaatatcttttagACCATGTGAGCAGTCTCAAGTCCATTCATGatcacaaaacattttctacaattGAAACCAAGGTTGTGATTCCTCAGTTAATGTTTCGGTCTTTATGCCCCCAGCTCCCACTGTGACAACTTTCAAAAATGTCCATGGGTACAAATTTTGCACTCCTTAACCAAAGACTGTTAAACTtgtgatggactgttgtttcttctgcccagtgcatgctgggataCACTCCAGCTCTGACTGCATGCTTATAACCATGAGCTGGTGGTTTAATGTCACTCCTGCCAAATCtccattttccatctttgtgtttAATGTTCTCTTTCCTGCTTGACTTTGAACTGAACATTAGCAGTGAATCTTAAGCATTGTAGCTGATACCATTACACAACTTTTAATAGCTGACCCACGTTAGCATTTTCTACTCTAAAAACGTAATGTTCTATTGAGGAAATCCCAAACAGATTCAATATTCTTGGATATTTGTGCGAGGGAACGGTAAttctcatcaaaaacaatagTTTTTAACAGACTGAATATATTTGTTTACACAAATCCATACCACTGTCATGATGACCATGCATGCAAGTGTATGAACTCTGGCTTTTGAGATACTGAAGCTGCCAAATTTTTTATGAAACGCTTCATTTTATTACGAGAACAGTGCACAACTAAAACTTATATAGCAGCTAATTTACATCTCTTGTCCCAGGGTTGTGTGTGCGCTCAGACTGTTACTAGAATTTTTCCTGTCTAATGCCTTTTATACCACacaaatatataatttattagAAATACATCCTTGTCATGAAGTCATTTCTTTGCATTGGTGTCATTGGATGCAGAGCCTGAGGGAAACCTTGAGGATTTTCCAGCACTGCAGTTGGCTGGGTTTCTTTAATTAACAAATACATTTCTTGGGCGTAGAGTCTTCCTTTTAGGGAAACCCACGCTGCTGTGTAAGAACAGCTGCTGTGTTCCTATAGGGATCCTCAGGAGGGAAACGCAAACACCTTATGTCTAAATGTAGGTACTAAGCGAGTGATATAAGAGTGCAACACCTCTGACCAATAAGCAGAGCCCATTCAAGCATGTAAAAACTAGTCAGTCCTAAACTGAACAGGTAGCCAGTGTATAGAGATTAGAATAGGTAAAACATACAAGTACACATCAGTCAGGACCGAGCTGCAGCATTTAGGACCAAACTCAGGTGAGATTTTAGTCAACAGATTTATGATGACTTAACTATAAACAGCCACTTAGCCACAGTGCTTTCCAGCAGAGAAATAACATTGCCCAATCATTACCCgagtaattaaaatgttaaCATTAAAACCCTACAATATTGtatgaaacacaaatttatcaGACTGATTTTAATATTATGGTTAAGACCCGAGAATATCAAATGTAACACACAAAACTGGACTGACCTCGATGTTAAGAACCTATAATATCTTATATTCTAGCAGAAAAAATGAAGACCCTACAAACCAGTACAtggaaaacccaacaaatccagaTATTCCTGTTGAATCAAGTGTACTTCTAGCCTTTATTCCTTATTTGTCAAAATAATTTA
This genomic stretch from Acanthochromis polyacanthus isolate Apoly-LR-REF ecotype Palm Island chromosome 17, KAUST_Apoly_ChrSc, whole genome shotgun sequence harbors:
- the ccdc61 gene encoding centrosomal protein CCDC61 isoform X1, which codes for MEEGSGVMEDIVFRGVEFSVKIEVDKGSLIVEIADSMTADQWRGEFDPAYIEDLTRKTGNFKQFPIFCSMLESAVRKTSDSVTLDLLTYADLELLRNRKAGVVSRPRANQQSSALTAKRYLILIYTVEFDRIHYPLPLPYVGKPDPAALQKEIRALRAELSTLTTHGTNKAADLEIQRLRAELALVKQEKEAMAKVLEQLQMSGSGATPGREDWRIRDTVKTLEEQLVKERAKSQRSTSKRCQEQRLLMEQLEELRSSECALRVRVKSLTSELALLRRGLDNLSIRVTPVSAHISSRVDGEIYRSLSRERRSPYGTLRARSGSRERTEDRGQRLMDRGRRADSSGPHARIPRPSPSPTGSRPPRFDPTAYIQDRQRRQKEADLKKQRKVRRDMLTSPIVPERGRSRSRDAYPQVARSGSRGRSLSVERRISRNSSESSLVDMDEMAKTLCRGRKLIYNGPNMSRGGLLTRKPLCSTPTHRIKDKESCLDTGAELSEIDARLQALQEYMRDLDTGH
- the ccdc61 gene encoding centrosomal protein CCDC61 isoform X4 → MEEGSGVMEDIVFRGVEFSVKIEVDKGSLIVEIADSMTADQWRGEFDPAYIEDLTRKTGNFKQFPIFCSMLESAVRKTSDSVTLDLLTYADLELLRNRKAGVVSRPRANQQSSALTAKRYLILIYTVEFDRIHYPLPLPYVGKPDPAALQKEIRALRAELSTLTTHGTNKAADLEIQRLRAELALVKQEKEAMAKVLEQLQMSGSGATPGREDWRIRDTVKTLEEQLVKERAKSQRSTSKRCQEQRLLMEQLEELRSSECALRVRVKSLTSELALLRRGSRVDGEIYRSLSRERRSPYGTLRARSGSRERTEDRGQRLMDRGRRADSSGPHARIPRPSPSPTGSRPPRFDPTAYIQDRQRRQKEADLKKQRKVRRDMLTSPIVPERGRSRSRDAYPQVARSGSRGRSLSVERRISRNSSESSLVDMDEMAKTLCRGRKLIYNGPNMSRGGLLTRKPLCSTPTHRIKDKESCLDTGAELSEIDARLQALQEYMRDLDTGH
- the ccdc61 gene encoding centrosomal protein CCDC61 isoform X3, with protein sequence MEEGSGVMEDIVFRGVEFSVKIEVDKGSLIVEIADSMTADQWRGEFDPAYIEDLTRKTGNFKQFPIFCSMLESAVRKTSDSVTLDLLTYADLELLRNRKAGVVSRPRANQQSSALTAKRYLILIYTVEFDRIHYPLPLPYVGKPDPAALQKEIRALRAELSTLTTHGTNKAADLEIQRLRAELALVKQEKEAMAKVLEQLQMSGSGATPGREDWRIRDTVKTLEEQLVKERAKSQRSTSKRCQEQRLLMEQLEELRSSECALRVRVKSLTSELALLRRGVTPVSAHISSRVDGEIYRSLSRERRSPYGTLRARSGSRERTEDRGQRLMDRGRRADSSGPHARIPRPSPSPTGSRPPRFDPTAYIQDRQRRQKEADLKKQRKVRRDMLTSPIVPERGRSRSRDAYPQVARSGSRGRSLSVERRISRNSSESSLVDMDEMAKTLCRGRKLIYNGPNMSRGGLLTRKPLCSTPTHRIKDKESCLDTGAELSEIDARLQALQEYMRDLDTGH
- the ccdc61 gene encoding centrosomal protein CCDC61 isoform X2, which encodes MEEGSGVMEDIVFRGVEFSVKIEVDKGSLIVEIADSMTADQWRGEFDPAYIEDLTRKTGNFKQFPIFCSMLESAVRKTSDSVTLDLLTYADLELLRNRKAGVVSRPRANQQSSALTAKRYLILIYTVEFDRIHYPLPLPYVGKPDPAALQKEIRALRAELSTLTTHGTNKAADLEIQRLRAELALVKQEKEAMAKVLEQLQMSGSGATPGREDWRIRDTVKTLEEQLVKERAKSQRSTSKRCQEQRLLMEQLEELRSSECALRVRVKSLTSELALLRRGRVTPVSAHISSRVDGEIYRSLSRERRSPYGTLRARSGSRERTEDRGQRLMDRGRRADSSGPHARIPRPSPSPTGSRPPRFDPTAYIQDRQRRQKEADLKKQRKVRRDMLTSPIVPERGRSRSRDAYPQVARSGSRGRSLSVERRISRNSSESSLVDMDEMAKTLCRGRKLIYNGPNMSRGGLLTRKPLCSTPTHRIKDKESCLDTGAELSEIDARLQALQEYMRDLDTGH